The Schistocerca gregaria isolate iqSchGreg1 chromosome 2, iqSchGreg1.2, whole genome shotgun sequence genome contains the following window.
ttggcggaggtggtggtggatgcgccgggaaaggatgggttccaagagcttgctgaaaaccgatgtgagacagattggatgataggaagaggcatcagatggaggcttgtttggTTTGGAGAATaacaggatacgggaggttttccacaggtcgggatagaagccagtggcaaggatgactttgtagagggtggcaaggactgaaaggaaggagggaaggcagtgtttgaggtggcggtaggtaatgcagtcgtggccgggagcagtgttgcgtttagtgtggagtgtgaggctgatgtcctgcgtagtgatgggagtgttgagtTCAgaaggtggtgtgtggcccaagtactggaagctaggagcaaggggaggaacagtggTACTCGTatggtccatgacgtcagggaagagggaataatcaaagtggggatcatctgggatggaaaaaaacatctgagaggtgagaggcaaagtggttggccttactgaggttgtcaggaaaggggggGTCaccaaggaggagagggtactggggggggggggggggcggtggaaagcagaccaatacttggaagagtttatggggagcgtggtgttgagttgtgtacatgtctggcgccaggcatggcgtttcttcgcagtaagcaggttgcggatgtgtcgttgtaattgccagtggcgggtaagtgtatcccggtcacgagtgcggagaaaagagcggtagaggcgatGGGACTCTCGAAGGAGAACgacggcctgtggaggcagggcgcggcggtgagggtggatggctttggtggggacaATGTTCCCTGTTTCCCGTTACTATAATAGGATCATTACTCTTTTCTGAGTCATGGTtcggccagtattacactatcaaatttctttgtcaaagttgatatgtcaaatatttacgtcaaagaaatttgatggcgtAATATGtaactttgtcaaatctcgtctATCGTCAAATAAGTATGATCAAATCTGGGCCTCGCAGTAGATTTGATCCCGATTTGATCATTAAAGTCGCTTGTGTTTTGTTCACtgaaatgtgacatgttaccacttggagcgctagcatcgctgcagcgttctgtcatctgtactctgtagtgtgtttataaacatggCTGCAAAATTCAATTGGTGTGTACTGtcgactacaaaattaatagaaatgtataaAGCTGATgaagcgctttacaacgtgaggcacgcagAGTACAAAAACAGCTTAAGGAGATTGGAGAGCTACAAAAATATTGCGGAGGTCATTAGCCGTGAGATACGGCCGGGTTGCACGGCggaagatataaaaatgaaaattaatggccTTCGCTCAAGCTACTCCCACGAAAAAGCAAAAGTACGTATCGACATACTTACTTCATTTTATTTATGCAACTAATGTTTACATGACATACAAATGATTTACATAAATTTGTTCACTGCAGATACTTGAAACACACACTAATGTTTACGTAACAAACAAGTAGTTTACATTATTTTGATTACTATTATTGCAGGTGCTTGAAAGCAAAAGTGAAGCCAGTGCACAGgccgtttatactccgcaagtgtaCTGGTTACACTTGCTGAAGTTTCTCGATAAAGTCACAGACACGGACGAAAGTGTGAGTAACGAAGAGGGGGAAAGTGGCAGTGAACTTGGAACACCCACGTTCGAAGAAATGTTCGAGGTAggtacatttgtttacattttacataaCGCAATGTCATTGCCTTACTAGGGCACTTTCCCAGcatcactgtaaaatgttttaaCGTATTTTCTAACTGCTCTCCCGTGCACTGGACGTCCCGAAGCAGCTTGGCAAGCTATTGGTACCATTCACTGTAGGCCCCTTGTGTTTTGAGACTCAAGATAAGTGCGGTTTCCTGTTATGGCAGACACTGTTTCCTGACGAGTGTACATGTGTTTTTTTCTCTCAGTTAACAAGTTGTGCAGTGTGCAGGCAGCCAGTGTAATTGTAGTAACTTTTTCTGCAGGCAGATTAATGGTAGTAAGAAGTATTCTGAAACAACTGGCAAGACTGCCAAAGCTGTTTTCCACTAATCTTCTTCCTTGTGACAGTCTGTAATTGAAAACCTTTTCTTCCTTAGTGATTCCTTTTAAGGGGTACGACTTCATAATGTTGTAACTCAGAGGAAAAGCATCATCTGCCATTACAACCATTGGGGTTGTAATGTTTGTGTTGCCAGGCTTTCCGCCTTCAGGAATGTTCAGAATAGATCGATCAATGAGACACTCCCGTAGTTTCATAGTTTGCTTTTTGAAAACACTCCAGCATCACCAACACGTCCATTAGTTCCCACATCAGCATACAAGAATTTGTAGGTGGCACCTACCATGGCAAATATACTTGTGGGCATTTAATGCGAATATGCTTTCCATCCATTGCTCCTATAGTGTTATAACAGTTCCAGTTCTCGAAATCATTTGCAATTTGCTCCCACTCTTCTCTGCTTGTGGATACCTGTGAATAAGATTTATGTATGTGTAAGATAGTGTGTAGCTAAtggttttaatttctatattttataGCATGAAATGCAGGCTCAGTACTCTTCTCAAGAAGAGACTAATGTAGCTTGCAGTGAGCATCATGAGCGACCTCCCACAAAGAGAAGAAAAGTTACAACCGATGTTATCGTGGAGGGCACCAATATGTTGAAGGCTGTCGCTAATATGTGCAGAAATAAGTCCCAGCCTGTCAGAGAAGACCGTTATAGTGCCTTTGCCAGCCACATCACAGCTGAACTGCGGGAGTTGGAAAATGTGGGTGGGAAAGCATTTGCAACAGGCACTGCGCAAGGCTTAATTCAGTGTCTGATGGACAGGTGGGATTTGCTGTATGCGACAAATCCACAGCCACAACCGTCCACCTTTGGACATTTCCAGGCTACCGTCCAGAAAGCTGGCATACAAGAGGACGATACGctgtaaaataatatatataaattttttgtagctctccagtcttcttaatctatttttgtactcagGATGCCTCACTttgtaaagtgcctcatcagcttcatacatttctattaattttgtaattttcagaCGCAAAATGTAATTGGTATTTGatcctaaaataaaaataattcttaaTGCACatgaattgtatagaacatttattTCCCTTCGGATATTggtcctttagtgctttataaattgcttcCCATATTTCAGGTACTATTTTTgttaatgtgcactgtggtattTGAGAGCTGTGCTGTAAGCTAGAGTAACTCTCCCCTGTAGCAAGGAATTGGAGTGTTACTGTgatcctgtcttctgcagatatagcagttcttaagtgagtattgtgctttgtgatatgaggacacacttcactgagcaaatactgaaatatatTCTCATCCATTCTTAATTTATGTATGACTTGCCGTCCTCCACTACAAGCTCACATAACAAATTTTGTTCAGTGCTTTTATTGTCCCATCGTAAAATCTTTGGCTTCATCCAGGTATGTTTCATTTTTTTACCCCTGCTTCTCTTCCAAATGTGcatacatgcaactgctgcagctagtaagttgttgttgtcagccctcttgaacagtgggaaaaaaAGTGATTACAGTGTGATATCCCTTTTTAGCGCCACATCAAAgatttttgtcaaagaaatttggcaAATATTTGATCATATCCTTgtaaaagaaatatgatagtgtaatacctgcCTTAGCGTCGATGTCTTGCAGTACTggaaacaaaaactttggacttcaTGGTTTTTTTGCACACCATTTCTGCTTTTCCAATTTCTAATATTAACACCACAGAAGCTGCTTTCCTTtttctttatgaatttgtttggataACAGTTACTCTTAATAATGTCATGTGATTTTTCTGTTTTGTATAATCACCTCATTCCTTATTTAAAGTGTCCAGGACTTCAACTGATGTTAACAAATCATTAACATTTGTCCACATCCGATACTAAATATCTTTCCTAATATAATAAGGCAGCTTATGGGCTA
Protein-coding sequences here:
- the LOC126336380 gene encoding uncharacterized protein LOC126336380, coding for MAAKFNWCVLSTTKLIEMYKADEALYNVRHAEYKNSLRRLESYKNIAEVISREIRPGCTAEDIKMKINGLRSSYSHEKAKVLESKSEASAQAVYTPQVYWLHLLKFLDKVTDTDESVSNEEGESGSELGTPTFEEMFEHEMQAQYSSQEETNVACSEHHERPPTKRRKVTTDVIVEGTNMLKAVANMCRNKSQPVREDRYSAFASHITAELRELENVGGKAFATGTAQGLIQCLMDRWDLLYATNPQPQPSTFGHFQATVQKAGIQEDDTL